The following proteins are encoded in a genomic region of Phycisphaera sp.:
- a CDS encoding DUF1328 domain-containing protein, protein MLGWAIAFFIIAIIAAVFGFGGIAAGAASIAKILFVIFLILFVLSLIFGLVRRGKTNVSV, encoded by the coding sequence ATGTTGGGTTGGGCAATCGCATTCTTTATCATCGCCATCATCGCGGCCGTTTTTGGATTCGGCGGCATCGCCGCCGGCGCCGCCTCGATCGCCAAGATTCTATTCGTCATTTTCCTCATCCTGTTCGTGCTCTCGCTGATCTTCGGGCTGGTCCGTCGTGGCAAGACCAATGTCAGCGTCTGA
- the ndk gene encoding nucleoside-diphosphate kinase, translating to METTLIILKPDAVQRGLMGRIISRFEDKGLQVVGCKLMKISPQLAAEHYKDHAGKPFYDGLVRFMTGAPVLVMAIRGIGAIAISRSMMGATFGSKADAGTIRGDFGVSNSFNLIHGSDSPEAAQRELGLFFNDGEVLDYERAMSQWVYDYSSGSPE from the coding sequence ATGGAAACCACCCTCATCATCCTCAAGCCCGACGCCGTCCAGCGGGGCCTCATGGGCCGCATCATCAGCCGCTTCGAGGACAAGGGCCTCCAGGTCGTCGGCTGCAAGCTCATGAAGATCAGCCCGCAGCTGGCCGCCGAGCACTACAAGGACCACGCCGGCAAGCCGTTCTACGACGGCCTCGTCCGCTTCATGACCGGCGCCCCGGTGCTGGTCATGGCCATCCGCGGCATCGGCGCCATCGCCATCAGCCGCTCGATGATGGGCGCGACGTTCGGCTCCAAGGCCGACGCCGGGACGATCCGGGGCGACTTCGGCGTCTCGAACAGCTTCAACCTCATCCACGGCAGCGACAGCCCCGAGGCCGCCCAGCGCGAACTGGGCCTGTTCTTCAACGACGGCGAGGTCCTCGACTACGAGCGGGCCATGAGCCAGTGGGTGTACGACTATTCGAGCGGGTCGCCGGAGTAG
- a CDS encoding aspartate-semialdehyde dehydrogenase → MAEECTSPLAGATIAVVGAYGLVGREALSILADRGVPIERVRVFGSARSAGTVVPYRGGELTITELRDDSLPGCDVALFCTDADTAKAYIPPANDVGVRVVDNSSAYRLDPETPLVVPEVNGELLDDGPMLVANPNCSTILLLLAIEPVRRAFGVRSVIASTYQAISGAGRAALEELFTQTRDVLDGKAAEPSVFPVPCALNVFPHESAVDAETGMNAEEAKIVAESRKILAVPDLDISPTCVRVPVERCHSQSLTIEFERTATLGAVAGVFGAFPGVAFNADPEALITPRDISGSDLISVSRPRLSRNGQRLSLWTCGDQLRKGAALNAVQIAERLAAVAAG, encoded by the coding sequence ATGGCCGAAGAGTGTACGAGCCCGCTGGCCGGCGCGACGATCGCGGTCGTTGGCGCGTACGGCCTGGTCGGGCGTGAGGCTTTGTCGATCTTGGCCGATCGCGGCGTGCCGATTGAACGCGTGCGTGTATTCGGCTCGGCGCGATCGGCGGGGACAGTTGTCCCGTATCGTGGCGGCGAACTCACGATCACTGAGCTTCGAGACGACTCGTTGCCCGGCTGCGACGTGGCGCTCTTCTGTACCGATGCCGACACAGCCAAGGCGTACATCCCCCCGGCCAATGACGTGGGCGTGCGGGTGGTGGACAACTCATCGGCGTATCGGCTCGACCCAGAGACGCCCCTTGTCGTGCCGGAGGTCAACGGGGAGTTGCTCGACGACGGGCCGATGCTGGTGGCCAACCCCAACTGCTCGACAATCCTGCTGCTCCTTGCGATCGAGCCCGTCCGTCGAGCCTTTGGCGTGCGGTCGGTGATCGCCTCGACGTACCAGGCCATCTCCGGCGCGGGGCGGGCGGCGCTCGAAGAGTTGTTTACACAGACCCGCGACGTGCTCGACGGCAAGGCCGCCGAACCCTCGGTGTTCCCGGTGCCGTGCGCGCTCAACGTGTTCCCGCATGAGTCTGCGGTCGATGCAGAGACCGGGATGAACGCCGAAGAAGCCAAGATCGTCGCCGAGAGCAGGAAGATCCTGGCCGTTCCCGACCTGGACATATCTCCCACGTGCGTGCGGGTGCCGGTGGAGCGCTGCCACAGCCAGTCGTTGACGATCGAGTTCGAGCGCACGGCGACGCTGGGGGCGGTGGCCGGGGTGTTTGGTGCGTTCCCGGGCGTGGCATTCAATGCCGACCCGGAGGCGCTGATCACTCCGAGGGACATCTCGGGAAGTGACTTGATCTCGGTCTCGCGTCCCCGGCTATCGCGCAACGGCCAGCGTCTCTCGCTGTGGACGTGCGGCGATCAGCTCCGCAAGGGTGCCGCGCTCAACGCGGTGCAGATCGCCGAGCGGCTGGCCGCCGTCGCGGCCGGCTGA
- a CDS encoding AAA family ATPase — MGAGHAEVGSLHVLAAMLDDPSGPAGSILAKAGARADRVLQVAQAEMKSLPTTSSAVGQTGREVMAVLQKADAKAKAMGDSYIATEHLLLACAQEGGAKRVLETVGAKPKDIEEAVKQIRASSGVQNVTDQNAETTYEALKKYAVDLTEKAQQGKLDPVIGRDEEIRRTMQVLSRRTKNNPVLIGEPGVGKTAIAEGLALRIVNGDCPEGMRDKRIMALDVGQLLAGAKYRGEFEERLKAVLREVTASDGEVILFIDELHTIIGAGAAEGAVSAGNLLKPALARGELRCIGATTLDEYRKHIEKDAAFERRFQPILVGEPSVEETVAILRGLKERYEAHHGVRIQDGAILAAAQLSQRYIADRFLPDKAIDLIDEAASRLRIENDSMPTELDELRRRIMQLEIEREALKLEEKSDGSAKELGRIEKELAELQEKNRALTSEWEAEKAELDQVKSIKEQIDAKRVEQEQAQRRGELETVARIQYGEIRELESELAQADAALREKAKQGDLLVKEEVDAEQVAEIVGRWTGIPVSRLIESERDKLTRMEDHLRERVIGQDDSLRLVADAVRRSRAGLGDPDRPIGSFLFLGPTGVGKTETCKALARFLFDTEDALVRIDMSEYMEKHSVSRLIGAPPGYVGYDEGGALTEAVRRRPYCVILLDEVEKAHPDVFNVLLQLLDDGRLTDGQGRTVDFRNTIVVMTSNLGSQKIQQMTEQGAEDWEVEAAVRDLIRHGPGVDVAGKGLNPDMESGEMNARLNVDMRGTFFKPELLNRIDEIAVFHQLKKDQLGAIAEIQLERLHQRLANRDMKLKLTDAAKAQLASEGWDPAYGARPLKRAIQQRIENPLASRILAGEFGAGDTVHVDVQGTTFTFTKAAAAVSAAER, encoded by the coding sequence ATGGGGGCGGGGCACGCCGAGGTTGGCTCTTTGCACGTGCTCGCCGCCATGCTGGACGACCCCAGCGGGCCGGCCGGTTCGATTCTGGCCAAGGCCGGGGCGCGGGCCGATCGCGTGCTGCAGGTTGCTCAGGCCGAGATGAAGAGCCTGCCGACCACGTCGTCGGCCGTGGGGCAGACCGGCCGCGAGGTGATGGCCGTGCTGCAGAAGGCCGACGCGAAGGCCAAGGCGATGGGGGATTCGTACATCGCCACCGAGCACCTGCTGCTGGCGTGCGCCCAGGAGGGCGGGGCCAAGCGCGTGCTCGAGACGGTGGGCGCGAAGCCCAAGGACATCGAGGAAGCGGTCAAGCAGATCCGCGCGTCCAGCGGCGTGCAGAACGTGACCGATCAGAACGCCGAGACGACCTACGAGGCCCTCAAGAAGTACGCCGTCGACCTGACTGAGAAGGCCCAGCAGGGCAAGCTCGACCCGGTGATCGGCCGCGACGAGGAAATCCGCCGCACCATGCAGGTGCTCAGCCGGCGGACCAAGAACAACCCCGTGCTCATCGGCGAGCCGGGCGTGGGCAAGACCGCCATCGCCGAGGGGCTGGCGCTGCGGATCGTGAACGGCGACTGCCCCGAGGGCATGCGCGACAAGCGGATCATGGCGCTCGACGTCGGCCAGTTGCTGGCGGGCGCGAAGTACCGCGGCGAGTTCGAGGAGCGCCTGAAGGCCGTTCTGCGAGAAGTCACCGCGAGCGACGGCGAGGTGATCCTGTTCATCGACGAGCTGCACACCATCATCGGGGCCGGCGCGGCCGAAGGCGCGGTCAGCGCGGGCAACCTGCTCAAGCCCGCCCTGGCGCGCGGGGAGCTTCGGTGCATCGGCGCGACCACGCTGGACGAGTACCGCAAGCACATCGAGAAGGACGCGGCCTTTGAGCGTCGCTTCCAGCCCATACTCGTCGGCGAGCCGAGCGTGGAAGAGACCGTCGCCATCCTGCGCGGGCTCAAGGAACGCTACGAGGCGCACCACGGCGTACGCATCCAGGACGGCGCGATCCTGGCGGCGGCGCAGCTCAGCCAGCGGTATATCGCCGATCGCTTCCTGCCCGACAAGGCCATCGATCTGATCGACGAGGCCGCCAGCAGGCTGCGCATCGAGAACGATTCGATGCCCACCGAACTCGACGAGCTTCGGCGGCGGATCATGCAGTTGGAGATCGAGCGTGAAGCGTTGAAGCTGGAAGAGAAGAGCGATGGCAGTGCGAAGGAACTGGGTCGCATCGAGAAGGAACTGGCCGAGCTCCAGGAAAAGAACCGCGCACTAACAAGCGAGTGGGAGGCCGAGAAAGCCGAGCTCGACCAGGTGAAGTCGATCAAGGAGCAGATCGATGCGAAGCGGGTTGAGCAGGAGCAGGCCCAGCGGCGGGGCGAACTCGAGACCGTCGCACGCATCCAGTACGGCGAGATCCGCGAGCTTGAGAGCGAGCTTGCCCAGGCCGACGCGGCCCTGCGAGAGAAGGCCAAGCAGGGCGATCTGCTTGTGAAGGAAGAGGTCGACGCCGAGCAGGTGGCCGAGATCGTGGGCCGGTGGACGGGCATCCCTGTGTCGCGCCTCATCGAGAGCGAGCGAGACAAGCTGACGCGGATGGAAGACCACCTCCGCGAGCGCGTCATTGGCCAAGACGACTCGTTGCGGCTCGTGGCCGACGCCGTGCGGCGTAGCCGGGCTGGCCTCGGAGATCCCGATCGCCCCATCGGTAGCTTCCTGTTCCTTGGGCCCACCGGCGTGGGCAAGACCGAGACGTGCAAGGCGCTGGCACGGTTCTTGTTCGATACCGAGGACGCGCTCGTGCGCATCGACATGAGCGAGTACATGGAGAAGCACTCGGTGAGCCGGCTCATCGGCGCGCCCCCGGGCTACGTCGGTTACGACGAGGGCGGGGCGTTGACTGAGGCCGTACGGCGGCGGCCGTACTGCGTGATCCTGCTCGACGAGGTCGAGAAAGCGCACCCGGACGTGTTCAACGTTCTCTTGCAATTGCTCGATGATGGGCGGCTGACCGACGGCCAGGGGCGGACGGTCGACTTCCGCAACACGATCGTGGTGATGACCAGCAATCTGGGTAGCCAGAAGATCCAGCAGATGACCGAACAAGGCGCGGAAGACTGGGAGGTCGAGGCCGCCGTGCGCGATCTGATTCGTCATGGACCCGGCGTGGACGTCGCGGGCAAGGGTCTGAACCCCGACATGGAGAGCGGGGAGATGAACGCGCGCCTCAACGTCGACATGCGCGGCACGTTCTTCAAACCAGAGCTTCTCAACCGCATCGACGAGATCGCCGTGTTCCACCAGCTCAAGAAGGACCAGCTCGGCGCGATCGCCGAGATCCAGCTCGAGCGTCTGCACCAGCGGCTGGCCAATCGCGACATGAAGCTGAAGCTGACCGACGCGGCCAAGGCCCAGCTTGCGAGCGAGGGCTGGGATCCGGCGTACGGCGCCAGGCCCCTCAAGCGAGCGATCCAGCAACGGATCGAGAACCCCCTGGCGAGCCGGATCCTGGCGGGCGAGTTTGGGGCGGGTGACACCGTGCACGTGGATGTTCAGGGCACGACGTTCACCTTCACGAAGGCGGCTGCTGCGGTCTCCGCGGCTGAGCGTTGA
- a CDS encoding TlpA family protein disulfide reductase: MPGSLQLGIMEDRIMPAHGSIATTISLVIMIGGPLVAGVCQVARAQDGLQRAREDELPSGLDLLRAADEQLRNTQGLAFTIRRDGSGAQATREPYTKARVVISRRNEATRAGLLDADLAPQWQVATFGIISSADGKDDPIPFAFSMDQEHARYLDAFQGALVDSEPEHAQNLIDDSGAWTAMHWLSEWETLVGKPIIDDTPREHPRFDGNVLLGENPTNAIYVDLAEFPNTHAFGAWWYLGVEDNLPRGFELVYYDVRGDDNESMGDGISRLTISNVEALDNPTDIAAAVKHAAKILDETNWRENDETPLSDLIDLANPFTLPMPEGFEAVAYEPPVDQRQARAPAEPPLNIPAPDFTLLDPEGNEHTLSDYQGKTVIIDFWATWCGPCLQVMPELQAIHQKHKDKGVVVMGVNAWENGDPKALMDARGWDYLLLLNGDQVAADYQVGSIPTMVIVDPNGMIIKRKVGAGPGLTEELEDAIEAAVILQ; this comes from the coding sequence GTGCCCGGTAGCCTCCAACTGGGCATCATGGAGGATCGCATCATGCCGGCGCACGGTTCGATAGCTACCACGATTTCGCTTGTCATCATGATCGGCGGCCCCCTGGTCGCGGGAGTCTGCCAGGTCGCCCGGGCACAAGATGGCCTCCAACGAGCCCGGGAAGACGAGCTCCCCAGCGGCCTCGACCTCCTCCGCGCCGCCGACGAACAACTCCGCAACACCCAGGGCTTGGCCTTCACCATCCGCCGCGACGGTTCGGGTGCCCAAGCGACGCGCGAGCCCTATACCAAGGCCCGCGTGGTCATTTCCCGCCGCAATGAAGCCACCCGTGCCGGCTTGCTCGATGCCGACTTGGCCCCGCAGTGGCAGGTCGCCACCTTCGGAATCATCAGCAGCGCCGACGGCAAGGACGATCCCATCCCGTTCGCTTTTTCGATGGACCAGGAACACGCGCGGTACCTCGACGCGTTCCAGGGTGCACTGGTCGATAGCGAGCCCGAGCACGCCCAGAATCTCATCGACGACTCGGGCGCGTGGACGGCCATGCACTGGCTCAGCGAGTGGGAGACGCTCGTTGGTAAGCCGATTATCGATGACACCCCACGCGAGCATCCCCGCTTCGACGGCAACGTCCTCTTGGGCGAAAACCCAACCAACGCGATCTACGTCGACCTCGCCGAGTTCCCAAACACGCACGCCTTCGGTGCCTGGTGGTACCTTGGTGTCGAAGATAACCTGCCCCGCGGCTTCGAACTGGTTTACTACGACGTTCGCGGCGACGACAACGAGAGCATGGGCGATGGCATCTCACGCCTGACCATCTCCAACGTCGAGGCGTTGGACAACCCCACCGACATCGCGGCGGCCGTGAAACACGCCGCCAAGATCCTCGACGAGACCAACTGGCGCGAGAACGACGAGACGCCGCTCTCTGACCTCATCGATCTGGCCAACCCCTTCACGCTGCCCATGCCGGAGGGCTTCGAAGCCGTCGCCTACGAGCCGCCCGTGGACCAACGCCAGGCCCGAGCCCCCGCCGAGCCCCCGCTGAACATCCCCGCCCCCGACTTCACCCTGCTCGACCCTGAGGGCAACGAGCACACACTCAGCGATTACCAGGGCAAGACCGTGATCATCGACTTCTGGGCGACCTGGTGCGGCCCGTGCCTCCAGGTCATGCCCGAGCTCCAGGCCATCCACCAGAAGCACAAGGACAAGGGCGTCGTCGTCATGGGCGTCAACGCCTGGGAGAACGGCGATCCCAAGGCCCTCATGGACGCCCGTGGCTGGGATTACCTCCTCCTGCTCAACGGCGACCAGGTCGCCGCCGACTACCAAGTTGGCAGCATCCCGACGATGGTCATCGTCGATCCCAATGGCATGATCATCAAGCGAAAAGTGGGAGCCGGCCCCGGCCTGACCGAAGAACTCGAGGACGCCATCGAAGCCGCCGTCATCCTGCAGTAG
- a CDS encoding PA2169 family four-helix-bundle protein translates to MESITNLDKNTLSGVKSIIEINIDASKGFETAAENIENSDIAGYFRQCSARRAQFADQLSRVVDVNGVDSPDSGTAKGAIHRWWVNIRGTVQNGDEHAVLAEAERGEDAIKGKYEEVLKSTAGSPLNAMLTDQYAAVKETHDTIRDMRDARA, encoded by the coding sequence ATGGAGTCCATCACCAATCTTGACAAGAATACCCTCAGCGGCGTTAAGTCAATTATCGAGATCAACATCGACGCGAGCAAGGGGTTTGAGACGGCCGCCGAGAACATCGAGAATTCCGACATCGCAGGCTATTTCCGCCAGTGTTCGGCTCGCCGTGCCCAGTTTGCCGACCAACTGAGCCGAGTGGTCGACGTCAACGGTGTCGATTCGCCCGATTCGGGCACCGCCAAGGGGGCAATCCACCGCTGGTGGGTGAACATTCGTGGCACCGTTCAGAACGGTGATGAACATGCCGTGCTCGCCGAGGCCGAGCGAGGCGAGGACGCCATCAAGGGCAAGTACGAGGAAGTGCTCAAGAGCACCGCGGGCAGCCCGCTCAACGCCATGCTGACCGACCAGTACGCCGCGGTGAAGGAAACGCACGACACGATCCGTGATATGCGAGACGCCCGGGCCTGA
- a CDS encoding VCBS repeat-containing protein yields MPRIRDLVAVPAAAALMAPAVLAQDCDPAEIFAPQVAYGVGDRADAVAIGDLDGDGDADLAVANAVSGDASVLLNNGDGTFASDVLYAAGDYPRAVAIGDVDGDGDADLVVANTNGNDISVLLNRGDGTFAPQVRYAGGIGPRSAAIGDLDGDGDADLAVTNGFDRDVSVLLNNGDGTFGPQVSYGAGNGPRSVAIGDLDGDGDADLAVANTFSQDASVLMNNGDGTFASDVLYDLPFGGQSVAIGDLDGDGAPDLAVSTTGTTALGGVSVLLNNGDGTFASQVGYVAGAFGSSVVIGDLDGDGDADLAVADGQASNLSVLINNSDGTFAPEVLYVSGSRPTSVAIGDLDGDGDPDLATANRGDLPGDANVGVLLNRCGPYGCPADLDGDGALTIFDFLAFGNLFDLMDPAADLDGDGDFTIFDFLTFQNAFDAGCP; encoded by the coding sequence ATGCCCCGAATCCGTGACCTCGTGGCCGTGCCGGCCGCTGCCGCCCTGATGGCCCCGGCCGTGCTGGCCCAGGACTGCGACCCCGCCGAGATCTTCGCGCCCCAGGTGGCCTACGGCGTAGGCGACCGTGCCGACGCCGTCGCAATCGGCGACCTGGACGGCGACGGCGACGCGGACCTGGCCGTGGCGAACGCGGTGAGCGGCGACGCCAGCGTGCTGCTGAACAACGGCGACGGCACCTTCGCCTCCGACGTGCTTTATGCCGCTGGCGACTACCCCAGGGCGGTCGCGATCGGCGACGTGGACGGCGATGGAGACGCTGACCTTGTTGTTGCAAATACGAATGGCAATGACATCAGCGTGCTGCTCAACCGCGGCGACGGCACGTTCGCGCCGCAGGTGCGCTACGCGGGGGGTATCGGCCCGCGTTCGGCGGCCATCGGCGACTTGGACGGCGACGGCGACGCCGATCTGGCTGTAACGAACGGGTTCGACCGTGATGTCAGCGTACTGCTCAACAACGGCGATGGGACGTTTGGGCCCCAGGTGTCCTATGGCGCGGGCAATGGGCCAAGGTCCGTAGCAATCGGCGATCTGGACGGCGACGGCGACGCGGACCTCGCCGTGGCGAACACCTTCAGCCAAGACGCCAGCGTGCTGATGAACAATGGCGATGGCACCTTCGCTTCCGATGTCCTCTATGACCTTCCGTTCGGGGGCCAGTCCGTGGCGATCGGAGACCTCGACGGGGATGGTGCCCCCGACCTTGCCGTGAGCACCACCGGGACCACGGCACTGGGCGGCGTGAGCGTGCTGCTCAACAATGGCGATGGCACCTTCGCATCCCAGGTGGGCTATGTCGCGGGCGCGTTCGGCAGCTCGGTGGTCATTGGTGACCTGGACGGCGATGGCGACGCCGACCTCGCGGTAGCAGACGGCCAAGCCAGCAACCTGAGCGTGCTGATCAACAACAGCGATGGCACCTTCGCACCCGAGGTGCTTTACGTTTCGGGCTCCCGCCCCACGTCTGTGGCGATCGGCGATCTGGATGGCGACGGAGACCCCGATCTCGCCACGGCAAACAGAGGGGATCTTCCCGGGGATGCCAACGTGGGCGTGCTGCTCAACCGGTGCGGGCCCTACGGCTGCCCGGCCGACCTGGACGGCGACGGCGCGCTGACCATCTTCGACTTCCTGGCGTTCGGCAACCTGTTCGACCTGATGGACCCCGCCGCCGACTTAGACGGCGACGGCGACTTTACGATCTTCGATTTCCTGACGTTTCAGAACGCGTTCGACGCCGGGTGCCCGTAG
- a CDS encoding aminotransferase class I/II-fold pyridoxal phosphate-dependent enzyme translates to MGHVANFEITDASAFCPGIGRGGGDGEPLTASITQSTTFRRDGVGSNPTHQYSRVSNPTVAVLEDALGQLENALPAACFGSGLAAETALFLAVLRAGDHVVCGRSVYGGTVRLLREVLPGLGIEATFVDTTDVADVRRAVRENTKLVFVETPSNPVLEVSDIRAIAVVARQAGALLAVDNTFQTAVLQRPLDLGADISVYSTTKFIDGHSLALGGALVSRDAKLLERIRFIRKCTGAIQSPFNAWATINGLKTLPLRLARQSETALTIARWLHDHHAVDVVNYAGLATGATRELAESQHLPALGGRTPCHGAVLSFEVRGGVEAARLVAETLQLCTLVEHVGSVETLVTHPATMTHADVPAGHRRSCGIADGLLRLSVGLEPSEAIIADLERAISIATNKAGSAQGVAECARV, encoded by the coding sequence ATGGGACACGTTGCCAATTTCGAGATCACGGACGCGTCCGCCTTTTGCCCGGGCATTGGCCGGGGTGGAGGCGATGGCGAGCCGCTGACGGCGTCGATCACCCAGAGCACCACGTTCCGGCGTGATGGCGTGGGGAGCAACCCAACCCACCAGTATTCACGCGTCAGCAACCCCACCGTAGCCGTGCTGGAAGACGCTCTCGGCCAGCTCGAGAACGCCCTGCCGGCAGCGTGTTTTGGCTCCGGGCTGGCCGCCGAGACGGCGTTGTTCCTGGCGGTGCTGCGGGCGGGGGATCACGTCGTGTGCGGCCGGTCGGTGTACGGCGGGACCGTGCGGTTGCTCCGAGAGGTGCTCCCCGGGCTGGGCATCGAGGCGACGTTTGTCGACACAACGGACGTGGCAGACGTGCGACGGGCGGTTCGCGAGAACACCAAGCTGGTCTTTGTAGAGACGCCCAGCAACCCGGTGCTTGAGGTTAGTGATATCCGGGCGATCGCCGTCGTGGCACGTCAGGCTGGGGCATTGCTCGCGGTCGACAACACGTTCCAGACGGCGGTGCTCCAGCGGCCGTTGGACCTTGGTGCGGACATCTCGGTGTACTCCACGACGAAGTTCATCGATGGGCACTCGCTGGCGCTCGGCGGCGCGCTCGTTTCGCGTGATGCGAAGCTGCTCGAACGCATCCGATTCATCCGAAAGTGTACCGGAGCGATCCAGAGCCCGTTCAACGCGTGGGCCACCATCAACGGACTCAAGACGCTGCCGCTGCGGCTGGCGCGGCAGAGCGAGACTGCACTCACCATCGCGAGGTGGCTGCACGACCACCACGCCGTGGACGTCGTGAATTATGCCGGCTTAGCGACGGGGGCGACCCGGGAACTGGCCGAGAGCCAGCACCTGCCGGCGCTCGGCGGACGCACGCCCTGCCACGGGGCGGTGCTGAGCTTCGAGGTTCGCGGGGGCGTCGAAGCGGCGCGGCTGGTGGCCGAGACCCTCCAGCTTTGCACCCTGGTGGAGCACGTGGGCTCGGTCGAGACCCTGGTCACCCATCCGGCCACGATGACCCACGCGGATGTGCCAGCCGGACACAGGCGTTCGTGCGGTATCGCAGACGGATTGCTACGGCTGAGCGTGGGGCTCGAGCCATCCGAGGCGATCATCGCCGATCTCGAGCGGGCGATCTCGATCGCGACCAACAAGGCGGGCAGCGCCCAGGGGGTGGCCGAATGTGCCCGGGTGTGA
- a CDS encoding NifU family protein, translated as MRVQEVIEQLRPSIQADGGDVEFLEFTEQGVVRIRLHGACVGCPSSSLTLQVGLERNLREHVPEFTSVEAVE; from the coding sequence GTGCGGGTCCAGGAGGTGATCGAGCAGCTCCGGCCCAGCATCCAGGCCGATGGTGGCGACGTGGAATTCCTGGAGTTTACCGAGCAGGGAGTCGTCCGCATCCGGCTCCACGGGGCCTGCGTGGGCTGCCCCAGCAGCAGCCTGACGCTGCAGGTCGGGCTCGAGCGGAACCTGCGGGAGCACGTGCCCGAGTTCACGTCTGTCGAGGCCGTCGAATAA
- a CDS encoding carbon storage regulator: MLVITRREGEEVVVGDPKNPIGVVRIASIKGDRIRLAFDFPRTIDVHRREVAEQIAAEGETPNGNGQAEKPVPEVEVRVKDAAAPA; encoded by the coding sequence ATGCTGGTGATTACGAGGCGTGAGGGCGAAGAAGTAGTGGTCGGCGACCCCAAGAACCCCATCGGGGTGGTGCGGATCGCGTCGATCAAGGGCGATCGCATCCGGCTGGCGTTCGATTTTCCGAGGACGATCGACGTGCACCGTCGGGAGGTCGCCGAGCAGATCGCGGCCGAGGGTGAGACGCCCAATGGCAACGGCCAGGCCGAGAAGCCCGTGCCCGAGGTCGAGGTACGCGTGAAGGACGCGGCGGCGCCGGCGTAA
- a CDS encoding M48 family metalloprotease: MPSIHVLIILVGLLVGRDLAKARGDAFIGTPGQFLIASGWTVLIAVVATIALPACARAAAHRGSWRMLNRGLGLAQKLRWLAVLPFATWCITSDGVGAVEALIGSWIGLDEALAATPPLLALLAIAWAEHPLHDRMRQAMMVRQLDEGVAMERPPTRFEATVGHARAMLAMPLAPILLLVCWHETTETLTGLPEWLTRTIDIGGTVAIITIAPAIVVRVLGTKSLDSGEFRERIDDLCQHMGARIRGVRLWTNPSANAAILGLLPWARYMLVTEPLLRGMPRHELDAVVAHELAHVRQHHVLWIVLSMLAMVTALSFGQPAVTAGIMRVGVLPGIAEVVSLLAVLAVAILGFGAISRTIERHADARAAVAIGQEIATTQYESTTHVHPGGPASMAAALDRVCALNGVDPKRWGFRHGSVAQRQRALAKLPGLPVASLPIDRRIRVLRWATVLGIAGMGGFLLVGLSLGWLQW; the protein is encoded by the coding sequence GTGCCCAGCATCCATGTCCTTATCATCCTGGTTGGCTTGCTGGTTGGCCGAGACCTGGCCAAGGCCCGCGGCGATGCGTTCATCGGCACGCCCGGACAGTTCCTGATCGCCAGCGGATGGACCGTGCTCATTGCCGTGGTCGCAACGATCGCGCTGCCAGCGTGCGCTCGCGCCGCGGCCCACCGGGGCTCGTGGCGGATGCTCAACCGGGGGCTGGGCCTCGCCCAGAAGCTCCGCTGGCTCGCCGTCCTCCCGTTCGCGACGTGGTGCATCACATCGGATGGCGTGGGCGCGGTTGAGGCGCTCATCGGGTCCTGGATCGGGTTGGACGAAGCTCTCGCGGCCACGCCACCGCTGCTGGCCTTGCTCGCCATCGCCTGGGCCGAGCACCCGTTGCACGATCGCATGCGTCAGGCCATGATGGTGCGCCAGCTCGACGAGGGTGTCGCCATGGAGCGGCCGCCAACTCGGTTCGAAGCCACGGTCGGCCACGCCCGCGCCATGCTGGCGATGCCGCTCGCGCCGATCCTGCTGCTCGTCTGCTGGCATGAGACAACCGAGACATTGACCGGCCTTCCCGAATGGCTCACGCGAACCATCGACATCGGCGGCACGGTGGCCATCATCACGATCGCCCCGGCCATCGTCGTGCGCGTGCTGGGCACGAAGTCGCTGGACTCGGGCGAATTCCGCGAACGCATCGATGATCTCTGCCAACACATGGGGGCGCGTATCCGTGGTGTTCGCCTGTGGACTAACCCCTCGGCGAACGCCGCCATCCTTGGGCTTCTGCCCTGGGCTCGCTACATGCTCGTCACCGAACCACTGCTTCGCGGCATGCCCAGGCACGAACTCGACGCCGTGGTCGCCCACGAGCTCGCCCACGTCCGCCAGCACCACGTCCTGTGGATCGTGCTCTCGATGCTCGCGATGGTTACCGCCCTGAGTTTCGGCCAACCGGCAGTCACGGCCGGAATCATGCGTGTTGGAGTGCTTCCCGGTATTGCCGAGGTCGTGTCGCTTCTGGCAGTCCTGGCCGTGGCGATCTTGGGTTTCGGGGCCATCAGCCGCACGATCGAACGCCACGCCGATGCGCGGGCGGCGGTCGCGATCGGGCAAGAGATCGCGACGACCCAATACGAGAGCACCACCCACGTCCATCCGGGTGGCCCCGCCTCGATGGCCGCCGCACTCGACCGCGTGTGCGCGCTCAATGGCGTCGACCCTAAGCGATGGGGCTTCCGCCACGGCTCGGTCGCGCAGCGTCAGCGTGCACTCGCCAAGCTGCCCGGGCTGCCCGTTGCCTCGCTCCCAATCGACCGAAGAATCCGGGTTCTGCGATGGGCTACGGTTCTCGGGATCGCGGGCATGGGCGGATTCCTGCTCGTTGGCCTCAGCCTTGGCTGGCTCCAGTGGTAG